CAGATCTCACGTATAGATCGTATCGCGGTAACTAAACAACTACTTGAAGGTTTCCGTACAGAGTCGCCCAATACTTGGGAAATGGTAAATATTggaagagaagaaacaaaGTTGGTTTCCCAAAGTGGGTAAAACACTCTTGAGTGTGGAGGAGTGAAAATCTAACGGTAAGTGTCAAGAACGACCAATACTTCTTCTAAATGTGGACCAATCCATCAAAATCTCGAGAGCAAGGAAGCGAAGTCTTCAACCCACGCGTTCCTGCTGAACCAAGTCCTCTGTTTGATTGCACTTTAAAATTTCTCCATCCTTATTGATTAAAAGTATTACACAGCCAAACTCTTCACAAATACAAATACCCACTGCACACCATTGTTCACCGTTTTTGAAAGCGGCTCAATTGCCAGCTAGTTCTGCCCACTTTACCGGACGACCGTAATAGTAggacgggggaaaaaaacgcgAGAAGCTTCCAACGGTTCTCCTCGTTCAACCATGGCGCCATATTTGGCCGTTCGATTGTTGCGATCGAACTTCACTACGAACCAAGCCTTCCATTCTAGCTTCTAGCAGCTTTTCAGTACGAGCACATACAGCGAGCTCGTACGGTTTCACCGTCACCGCACAACGGCAGAGTGACCTCCACACCGGGGTGGCACAGGGTGAATGCAGTGCGATCGATACGCTCCCGCTCGAAGGTACGGCGGTTTGCAGCACCGTTTGAACACTGGCTCACTAAGGGCCGCACACGCTTGAGGAGTGGTATAGAATACAATGCACAGATTACAGCCCCAGATCTGGTAGGACGCTCACCGGCGAATCTTCTCCAACCGAGTGACAGCCACCCGTTGACACCGCCGATGCAAATACGTGAAAGATCATGTCGTGGATCGTGTGCACACACCACCATGTTGCGCGCAAATTGTGTCCCTGCTGTCATGCACTTGCAGCGTCAATGACGTTCCATTCTTATGCTGCCATCGCGACACCGTGCCACGATATCGATGGGAAAAGAATCGCCGGAATCTTGTCGTGCAAAAGCGGCTATTGCGAGCTTCTCGAGCGATCGATTACAAAACCGAGCAGGGATCGTCTGAGCGTAGAAGTTTACCCTTTTACTTTCCTTTCAAAAGAAACGATTCTACGCTCACATTTACGgttccactgctgctgccaacGCCATCACGCAGTGAGCTCGTTCACTGCACCACTAACCACCATTCCTAAGCACCGTGTGTAAAAACAGAGTTCCCAAAATTAAGTGAAAGAATAGCAATTAATGAacctcacacatacaccattTCAACTCGCAGCCAAAGCCAAAGCGTTTGGTTGCCGATGCACTAAGTTAATTGGTAATTCCAAGCCACTCCGAAGCATTCCCAAACTCCAGCATGTAAATTATGGAAAGCTGCAGAATTCCCAACGGCTCACGAGACGATTCATGGCGCTGCCACGTTCACGCGTGTGTCGTGTGGAATACTTTATTAAATCCGAAATTCACGCACCAtgacgagtgtgtgtgtgtgtggggggaggGGTAAGAGTAAAGGGCAAATGAGAAATTACCATACATTACCAGCGCGGtgtaaataatgaaagtgTATCTTTGAGCATAAGTACGGAGAGTAAATATTGTATCAATAGTACAACATCACGTCTTTTATATGTTGCCTCTATTTTTGCTCTATTTCTTCTTAATCACCTTGCACAAAAGCTCTACAGCCGTCGTAAATTAAACACTTCACTTGCCCTCTCGCAGGCAAAACAGTGTCATGGAAGGTAGGCTAGAAATTGTTATGCCTGCATGTCTCGCCGTTCGCGGGTGTAAGACACTGAACCATTGCATAATGTTTGCTCTTTCCACTGCACGAACAGCAGCGCTTTGAGCGCCAAGGCACAAAACTCTCACGATAATAACAGaacgaaacgcaaaaaaaatatataaatacaaaCACTGATGTGATTGAATCAAACCCCCAAACTGAGCGGAATTGTAAACTCGTGCTCGTTTGTTGGGGTGTTTTTAAGCAGTGCTTTACGTTTCCAAGCAAATTGTTGTCCGCTCACGACTCAGAACGGTATCGAAAGGTGTTTgcgattgtttatttactgAAAGCTATTATGACGAACTGTTTCACTGTCATAAAAGTAATGtgaaaacgaaagacttcaaccgCTCCACAAGTGACGAACCCTGTGATCTTTAATCTCACATATGTGCAGCAAACATTAACACtattaaatcatttcttcagacAAAAAACCTTCTTCGAACCGTGGGTCGAAACACACGGAAGAAGTTCCGGTACCGCTTCTTTCACCTTTCGTCTCGAATGATGCAACagtaaacgaaaaacaatgttttgaaaacgatcgtcagttAGGACGCGGGCGTTTGCTCCTATGGCCGGAAAAAAACAGACCAAAACTCCCGCCTACCTCCGCCAGGGAGGAAAAACTTTACATCTTTCCATTATGGCAAAACGAAAATGCAGTACCAGTCCCGTAGATGTTACATTATGCCCTGCATAACGATTGGATGGTTTCGATTAGATCGGTTAATAGCGTTTCCTTGCTGGTCGTCCCATGGTCCGCCCCTATACCGCCTGTGTATGTGGAGTAgttagttaattaatttcgACTTTTATTAGCCTGCTTTCAGGTGGGAAAGAAAGTGGATGTACGATATTAAACCGATCCATTTACGGATATTAGCTAACAATCAGGGACGGTCTTGGTAGTGGTTGTGACTGTCGGTGGGGGTTACAAGAATTCTTCAATGTAAGCCTTCAAAAACCTTCTTTTTCTCCCACAATGACCATGATATTGCACGTGTTTTACGTGATTTTATTGTATGTTTCAATTCAAAAGAACACGTTtcaattctattttttgttcgcaAATTTGTTTACTTCCACTACGCCATTAGAACATGTTCTACTAAATCTGTTGTGTTTTCTATAACAAATACCACATATACGTGACTCCTTTTAAACAATCTTCTCTTATATATCTGTCTAATTCATGTCTGTCCTATGAGAATAATACAGCTGTTGTGAATTGTTGTTTGCAGAGATGTATCCTCAATTGGTAGCAGtaaatatttgtatatttgtGAATTTGTGTAATAATAATACGCTTGAAAGGCGCACGTAGTCTACACTTTCTCTATGTCATAAACCCGGGGGGGAAACCACAAGTGGAAGCAATCGGTGAGATCATTTTACACACTTAACATCTATAACCCTCACCCCTCACTGGTCGATTACTTACTCTGTTGAGCGGCCGATCTTGGCAACACTAAGCCAAGATTGCACAAAACTGCCAACCAAACGATGGCGGACTTTGACACCTGTACCGCCTTACTACCGCCCATTTTGTGTCTGTTGCAGGACACCGCACAATCGAAATGATACTCCTCTGTTCTGGTTATGTTTCTGCACCGAAATCCGCAAACAGGAAACTTCAACACAAAACCCAATTCCCTGCACACTTTCGCTTTGTGCACGCAGGCTATCGCTCGGTTCTCGAATACGTTAAGGAAGGGAGCGTAATTTCGATCAAttagatcgatcgattgaagaTTGAATCATTTTCTCTACGCTCATTCGGCAAAACACTTCGCGCACCAAACACGCTCAAAGGCTGCCCTTCGGTAAGGCACCCAGCACCGAGCAgcgttttgtttcggaacTCGGTCGAAGCTTTTTGCGCTTTGTTTTCGCTCCGGTTTCAAATCTCCCCGCAAGCAACCACTTCACCGCACAGCCTGTTTTTCCTCTATTTTCTAAACGAATGcgaaacttttcttttcaaacgGAAAGTGTATCACTGcacattttcctttcgaatTGCACCACAACCGTCCCGTCTCTTTGGCGCACAACGTGATCACGATCGCTCAGTTATACAAAACAGCACTAACACTGTACACGCTGCTGTTTCTCTCCTCGCAGGGTTTTCTATCGATCGAACTTCTCTCAAACGATCTCTCAAACGTTTACTCCGGTTGACaattttgcattcaattttctttcctttctttcttctttcgtgCGTTTCTCTCGCTTCGCGTTGGTTCGACCGCTTCGGAGCTGCCGTGACACGGAGGGAAGATTGCACAATATCGATTTCTCCACGGCGATCGGCGTTAAGGGTACAGGTTTGTTAGACTCCCTCCTCTGTAGCGACCCTTTCCCCCCGAGCGACTCACTCGCGCACCGTTTGATTTAGCGCTTTGCAGCATGAACGAACTGCTCGGTTGCGACACACCGGTACACCCGATCCGTCCCTGCCCTGGACCAGCACGGTACCAGCACAACCGGAACTGGACGACGGCTTTCGGTCCACCCGCTGCTGTCGCTGCGACACTATTACGAATGCCCGGCACATAGACTTCAACGATCGTGCAGACGACGAAACGAACAAACCATCAAAAATATTCACTTCTGCGCGGCACACGAGGATTTACTTTTGGTGGGTCGAGGCGAAGAATTTACAAACGTTGAAGCACAGGGAGACACCAAAGACTAAATCTTTTTGCGGTGCGTTCGTTATGCGGTCGATGCTTGATTGTGCATGTCGTAGTTGCACAATGCACAGAGGCACCACAAAACTTATGCTGCTCCCAAGCCGCACtgtaaacacacacgatcgcacCGCACGGTGGAAATGGTGGGCCAGAAGGAAAGAGAAACCTCACCAGGAATTGCAGGCAGGGCTATAGCCTTCGCGTACGAAGTTGCCGTGCGTCTCGTACGGCAAACGGACTGCTTCCCGACGGTGTGAGCGAAACTTTGAAACTGAAACGTGTTTTTGCTCCGGCAACCCAACCGTGCAGCTGGTTCGCTGGTTTCTTGTGTCTTTCGGGGGCTTTTCAATCGTCTGTGGTGGGGATAGAGAGCGCGAGCTTAAGACACACGGCATCAACACGGTGTAAGCTTCTCGACGAGCGAGTAAAGAGAGGATCGAAGAAATTGAgcgattttttattaatttaaaataaaaagtttgattggttaattgaaaagttttcGATAACATGTTTGGGAAGTATATCAAAAGTTCTGACAAAATTCTTGTTGAGGATGCGCAATTGGGTTACCTTTATTCTATATTTCTATTTACTGActgaaataattgaatatttttatttttttttgtatgctccTCTAATGTTGGTTCACAATTTCTATAGATGTTATAGAAATATGTGACATATGGTatgttttacattaatttatcaCTAACAAAATAACGGTTCAATTCGAATTTTCCACCTTGGTTACGTGCTGCCAACACAACCGTATGTAACCGTAACGCATAACGCCCTTCCTGCTTCAACGTTCATCTCGGCCATCTTGGTCACGGTGCGTTTATACCCGGGTTGAGTACTTCTCCATACATTTCGCTGAACTGTCCCACCTAGCCCGTACCGAACCAACGCAAACGGTTGTCTTTTCATTCTGTAACGGCGTCATGACGCTTGCGAAGTGAGTGTGAGCTTCGAAAAGTGGTATTTTTAGGTGTTCCAACGCGGCAAACGAGGACCCAACGTAGTGCAAAGTACTTCCCGTCACGCGGTGCTAGGTAGGCATGCTGAATTCCGGTGTTCGATGCGTATTCTCCATATCACTTGTGTTATATTGTTACTTGGCCGGATAATATTGTTTTGGAAACAACGCGCATCgcgccgtttttttgttgtttggaagCGCACTCTCCCGCTCATGAGATACTCGTAGCAGCTTGGTTAATCCAGGAGATTGAGACGACGGGTGTAGGTGTgttctgtgcgtgtgtgtgtgtgtgtgtaagagaAACTGGCATTGTTTTCCGCGGCAAAACTTATGCTGCACATATTACCAAGGCTTTGGGGGAAGGAAACAGAACGAAGCtaacaaacaacattccaGCGTGAGGCGCATTCCCTCCGTTTACCCTCCCGCTCTGTTCCCCCCCACCCTTTCAAACGCCGCCACTAATGTTTATCAGTGGTATATAGCTGCACCGCGGATAGTGATGCGTGTTGTATGAACATCATATCATTTCTAATCGCTAGTAGGCTATGAAAGaatttgttgcgttttttttgcttgttcgtATCTAGCAGTTACTGAAGTCCTAAAACGAAAGTGTGCACGTTATAACGCTCGGTCCTTTACCTGTCcctttgcttttatttttagccATACAAACGAAAAGTAGTGCGAAATCTTGAAATCGGCAATGGATAATCGTGGCCGTGGAAAGAGACTCTCGACTGTAGTGACAGCTGCAGcgagcagtagcagcagcgcTAAAGAAACGAAACCAGTGTCCGCGAACAATGtggagaagaagaaaccggGGCGAAAATCTCTCGCCGTCACGGCGGCCGCACGGAAGCGGTCGCCTTCGCCGGCAAAGCGTAAACCATCACCAGCACGGAGAGCATCACCGGCACGACGAGCTTCACCGGCACGCAAAGCATCACCGGCACGGAAAGCTTCCCCGGCCCGGAAAGCATCACCGGGCAGGAAACCGAAGGCCGCAACCGACAACGCTGCAACGTCCACCGTAACGAAAGCAACCGAACCGACAAAAGTATCGCCCGAAGAACCGAGGCGTTCGCAGCGAATTCGCGCTTCGGAGGAAAAGGTGGACACGGTGCTGCTATCCTTAAAAAAATCCCCCGTCGACAAGCGCCTGTCGGTGATCATTGACGATAGGGAAGTGAGTGGTATATTGGGCGGTAGAAACTCCCTCAGCAAAAGTATGACACCGAACGTAAGTCGCCGTTCGCATGGGATCACTCCGACCACTGGCACGGAACGTAGCCGGGCGACAGTGTCCCGTTCGATGAGTGCCCTGCAGGATTACTCAGATCACGAGGATGATGCTGACTTTCAGAGTTTCCGCCGAGCGAATGATAACGGCACCGGAGACAAGGCACGCTTCACGTCCCGACACATGCAGCAGCTCCAGGAGCAACAGGTTGAATTTGGTGGTGCTTTCGGTGCCGCTGCTCTGTTGCTTGTCTTACCGCTGTTCATGTTCGTCACGAATCACTTCTGTTCCGGTGCGCATCGCGACTGTCGGTTTGTGGTGCCGAACAGTTGGACCGAATTTAGTACACTGTCGACGTACGTAAACAAGGAGATCGCTATGCTGTACGGGCTGTTTGTGTTCGGTGTTGCCTTACTGACGGGCTTACCGATCGGCAAGCAGGTGACGCTCACGGACGAATCCTCCCAACAGACCACCCACATCTTCAACGGAATGTTAGTAGCGTTCGGCACAGCGCTGGCGGCTTTTGTGACGGAGTACTGCTACAAGTATCCGCTACTGTCCGTGCTCAGCCGTGGATACAATCAGCTGCTAGCGCTTAGCTTGCTCACAGCGTTGGTTGCCGCATTGTTCGCCTTCCTTAAATCACGTAAGGTTACAACATTCGAACTTAACCCGTACGGAAAAACTGGAAATTTCCTAGCAGACTATTTGGCCGGTCGTCAAATCGATCCGACCGTGCTGGGCGTGTTCAATCTGAAGCTCATCACCTACCACGCATCGATGGTACTCGCACTGCTCTTCAACTGTATCATCCTGTACCGTAATCTACATTTTGCCACTCTGCCCGAACAACTGGTCGATGCTCCACTGCAGGAAAAACTGCTCTACTCGCTGCAGAACCTTTCCTGTGAAACGGTTCCGGTGGCTGCCGCCGGTTTAACCGTACTGTATCTTCTGGATTGTCTTGCCTATGAACACCATTTGGCCGCTTCGTTCGAGCTGCAGCATGAAGGCTTCGGtgcgctgttgctgctacgTTACGCGATGTTCCCGTTCCTCGTGACCCTGCTGCCGAAGTACGTTGCTGCACACAAACTAACCAACGTTCCGCTGTGGGCTGTGGCAGTGTGCGTTGCTGTCGCACTGGTTGGACTGTTCGTGAAACGAGCCTCGATGCGGTTAAAGTATCTCTACCGTTTGAATCCACTGGGTGAAAAGGTTGCATGTAAGTATGGCGTACatctttttctttcgattcTTGATAGACTCAATTCTAATGTGAATTTTATTGTTCCACTACAGGTTTGGAAACGTATCCTACCTTCCAGGGGCGAAGACTGTTGGTTGCGAAGTGGTGGCGCTTGGTGCGTCAACCGAACTACGTCGGTGATCTGTTGCAGAATGTCGCACTGCTGCCTATGCTGTATTGGCGCTTTGCCTGGCCACCGTTGCTAGCGGTCCTGTTCACGGTGGTTTTG
This region of Anopheles marshallii chromosome 2, idAnoMarsDA_429_01, whole genome shotgun sequence genomic DNA includes:
- the LOC128707658 gene encoding lamin-B receptor; the protein is MDNRGRGKRLSTVVTAAASSSSSAKETKPVSANNVEKKKPGRKSLAVTAAARKRSPSPAKRKPSPARRASPARRASPARKASPARKASPARKASPGRKPKAATDNAATSTVTKATEPTKVSPEEPRRSQRIRASEEKVDTVLLSLKKSPVDKRLSVIIDDREVSGILGGRNSLSKSMTPNVSRRSHGITPTTGTERSRATVSRSMSALQDYSDHEDDADFQSFRRANDNGTGDKARFTSRHMQQLQEQQVEFGGAFGAAALLLVLPLFMFVTNHFCSGAHRDCRFVVPNSWTEFSTLSTYVNKEIAMLYGLFVFGVALLTGLPIGKQVTLTDESSQQTTHIFNGMLVAFGTALAAFVTEYCYKYPLLSVLSRGYNQLLALSLLTALVAALFAFLKSRKVTTFELNPYGKTGNFLADYLAGRQIDPTVLGVFNLKLITYHASMVLALLFNCIILYRNLHFATLPEQLVDAPLQEKLLYSLQNLSCETVPVAAAGLTVLYLLDCLAYEHHLAASFELQHEGFGALLLLRYAMFPFLVTLLPKYVAAHKLTNVPLWAVAVCVAVALVGLFVKRASMRLKYLYRLNPLGEKVACLETYPTFQGRRLLVAKWWRLVRQPNYVGDLLQNVALLPMLYWRFAWPPLLAVLFTVVLLVHRAKRLHRRNAEKYDSSWLRYCHTVPHLLVPRVY